The proteins below are encoded in one region of Sulfitobacter sp. SK012:
- a CDS encoding 3-keto-5-aminohexanoate cleavage protein: MPLSMNQEVFITCAVTGSGATQDRSHHVPRSPAQIAESAIAAAKAGAAVVHCHVRDPETGQPSRDLRMFREVTERIRDSDTDVVLNLTAGMGGDIVFGGVENPMQLSQAGTDMAGASERVAHVAECLPEICTLDCGTMNFAEADYVMTNTPGMLVAMGQMMTELGVKPEIEAFDTGHLWYAKQLVKDGVLDSPALVQLCMGVPWGAPDDLNTFMAMVNNVPDDWTFSAFGLGRSQMAYVAASVLAGGNVRVGLEDNLWLGKGQLAENWQLVERAGTIVENMGARVIGPAEVREKLGLTKRAPR; this comes from the coding sequence ATGCCACTTTCAATGAACCAAGAGGTGTTTATCACCTGTGCCGTTACCGGGTCGGGGGCCACGCAAGACCGTAGTCACCATGTGCCGCGTAGCCCTGCACAAATCGCCGAAAGTGCGATCGCCGCGGCCAAGGCAGGGGCGGCGGTGGTGCATTGCCATGTGCGTGATCCCGAGACAGGCCAACCTAGTCGCGATTTGCGCATGTTTCGTGAAGTCACCGAGCGGATACGTGACAGTGATACCGACGTTGTCCTAAACCTAACGGCCGGGATGGGGGGCGACATCGTTTTTGGCGGTGTGGAGAATCCTATGCAGTTGAGTCAGGCTGGCACGGACATGGCGGGGGCCTCGGAACGGGTCGCGCATGTCGCAGAGTGTTTGCCGGAGATTTGCACGCTTGATTGCGGCACGATGAACTTTGCCGAAGCTGATTATGTGATGACCAACACGCCCGGTATGCTGGTCGCGATGGGGCAGATGATGACCGAACTGGGGGTGAAGCCCGAGATCGAGGCCTTTGATACGGGTCATTTATGGTATGCAAAACAGCTGGTTAAAGATGGTGTATTAGATAGCCCCGCTTTGGTGCAGCTGTGCATGGGGGTGCCATGGGGCGCGCCCGATGACCTCAACACGTTTATGGCGATGGTCAATAATGTGCCGGATGATTGGACGTTTTCGGCCTTTGGGCTGGGTCGCAGTCAGATGGCTTATGTGGCCGCAAGTGTTCTGGCGGGCGGCAATGTACGCGTCGGGTTGGAGGATAATCTGTGGCTTGGCAAAGGGCAGTTGGCGGAGAACTGGCAGCTGGTCGAGCGCGCTGGCACCATCGTTGAGAACATGGGCGCGCGGGTTATTGGACCTGCCGAAGTGCGCGAGAAACTGGGGCTCACCAAAAGAGCGCCGCGATGA
- a CDS encoding lipocalin family protein, whose protein sequence is MSKAAKTGVHNAYTTGAPSVHRRSASFGLLALLGLAACNAPLSPLPTAPGMYRDAAALIGATTRFNADQFAGDWQVRASYPEEAGLHTVAFKVTETGAEVTAVSEICAGSGVCTRDSKRFAASETGQGRYQLRSAGGQSNREMWVLWVDEGFRTAVVGNPAGSFAWILDRNATGGGDRIVAAREILDFNGYDVSQLRTRK, encoded by the coding sequence ATGAGCAAAGCCGCCAAAACCGGTGTGCACAACGCGTACACCACCGGTGCACCGAGTGTGCACCGACGCAGTGCATCTTTCGGGCTATTGGCGCTTTTGGGATTGGCGGCATGTAATGCGCCGCTGAGCCCGCTGCCGACTGCTCCGGGGATGTACAGAGACGCAGCCGCGCTCATCGGGGCGACGACGCGGTTTAATGCTGACCAATTTGCGGGAGACTGGCAGGTGCGCGCGTCCTATCCCGAAGAAGCGGGGCTGCATACGGTGGCTTTCAAGGTGACCGAAACCGGAGCAGAGGTTACCGCGGTGTCGGAAATCTGTGCGGGGTCCGGCGTTTGCACACGTGACAGCAAGCGCTTTGCAGCAAGTGAGACCGGGCAGGGGCGATATCAGTTGCGCAGCGCAGGCGGGCAGAGCAATCGCGAGATGTGGGTTTTGTGGGTCGACGAAGGATTTCGGACGGCAGTTGTCGGAAACCCGGCAGGCAGCTTTGCGTGGATCCTTGATCGCAATGCGACAGGTGGCGGCGACCGGATTGTTGCGGCGCGCGAAATTCTTGATTTCAACGGCTATGACGTAAGCCAACTGAGGACGCGGAAATGA
- a CDS encoding carnitine 3-dehydrogenase, with translation MTKTAAIIGGGVIGGGWAARFALNGWNVSIFDPDPEAERKVAEVMANARRSLPGLTDVALPDEGKISFYDSIQEAVQGASWIQESVPERLEIKHATLGAVQQACDPGAVIGSSTSGFKPSQLQEGAARPGQIMVAHPFNPVYLLPLVELVPGDAGDAALIETAKETLNSLGMYPLHLKKEIDAHVADRFLEAVWREALWLVKDGIATTEEIDNAIRYGFGIRWAQMGLFETYRVAGGEAGMKHFMAQFGPALKWPWTKLMDVPEFDDALVDLIAGQSDAQSGHHSIRELERIRDNNLVTMLRGLKTQDWGAGALINAQEAAMKEGTVMAARADALDADAPVLTARRTVPLDWTDYNGHMTEARYLHAFADATDRFMEIIGCDAAYISAGGSYFTAETHIRHLDEVHAGTVIEITTRVIAGAGSKMHLWHEMRAGDRMLATAEHFLLHVSLETRKPSPPSAEIEAALVRFAAGHTELPMPVGVGRWVGAPR, from the coding sequence ATGACTAAAACAGCGGCGATTATTGGCGGGGGTGTGATCGGGGGCGGCTGGGCTGCGCGGTTTGCTCTGAATGGCTGGAATGTGTCCATATTTGATCCCGATCCGGAAGCAGAACGCAAAGTGGCCGAAGTCATGGCCAACGCGCGGCGCTCCTTGCCGGGACTGACAGATGTGGCGTTGCCCGATGAAGGCAAAATCAGCTTTTACGACAGTATTCAGGAGGCCGTTCAAGGCGCGTCCTGGATCCAAGAAAGCGTGCCAGAGCGGTTGGAAATTAAACATGCCACGCTGGGCGCGGTTCAGCAGGCATGCGATCCGGGAGCTGTGATCGGGTCTTCTACTTCCGGGTTTAAGCCATCGCAATTGCAAGAAGGGGCTGCACGGCCCGGCCAGATCATGGTCGCGCATCCGTTTAACCCGGTTTACCTATTGCCTTTGGTTGAGCTGGTGCCGGGGGATGCAGGCGACGCGGCGTTGATTGAAACGGCCAAGGAGACGCTGAACTCTTTGGGGATGTATCCCCTTCATCTTAAAAAGGAAATCGACGCGCATGTGGCGGATCGCTTCCTCGAGGCGGTCTGGCGCGAGGCGTTGTGGTTGGTCAAAGACGGCATCGCAACCACAGAAGAAATCGACAATGCGATCCGCTATGGCTTTGGTATCCGCTGGGCGCAGATGGGGCTGTTTGAGACCTACCGCGTGGCGGGCGGCGAAGCGGGGATGAAGCACTTTATGGCGCAGTTCGGTCCAGCGCTGAAATGGCCCTGGACCAAGCTGATGGATGTGCCCGAATTTGATGACGCGCTGGTTGATTTGATCGCTGGACAGTCGGATGCGCAATCGGGGCATCATTCCATCCGCGAACTTGAGCGGATCAGGGATAACAATCTGGTGACGATGTTGCGGGGCCTCAAGACGCAAGACTGGGGCGCGGGCGCGCTGATAAATGCGCAAGAAGCGGCGATGAAAGAGGGAACCGTTATGGCCGCGCGGGCCGATGCGCTGGACGCTGATGCGCCAGTGCTGACGGCGCGGCGGACGGTGCCATTGGATTGGACGGATTATAACGGGCATATGACGGAAGCGCGCTATTTGCATGCGTTCGCGGATGCCACCGACCGGTTCATGGAGATTATCGGGTGTGACGCGGCATATATATCGGCGGGGGGGAGCTATTTCACCGCTGAGACGCATATCCGGCATCTTGACGAAGTCCACGCAGGTACGGTGATTGAGATTACAACGCGGGTGATCGCAGGTGCGGGCAGCAAGATGCATCTGTGGCACGAGATGCGGGCAGGTGACCGGATGCTGGCAACGGCGGAGCACTTCTTGCTGCATGTGTCCCTCGAGACGCGCAAGCCGTCACCGCCATCGGCAGAAATTGAAGCGGCATTGGTGCGCTTTGCAGCTGGGCACACGGAATTGCCGATGCCAGTCGGCGTAGGGCGTTGGGTTGGGGCACCTCGGTAA
- a CDS encoding helix-turn-helix domain-containing protein — translation MTIKVTKLTRASQFRARLTQAMTSAGMTQSELARRIGSDRSTLSQVLKDDGARLPGAHVIGACAGALGISSDWLLSLSDRPETATQLLSASLSFSQAPRALVDEQIFAWHREAAGYKIRHVPAGLPDMLKTDDFLTWEYGPHLGRTTQQAINASRDRLNWMRAARSDYEIAMPLFEAQSFAAGTGYYKGLPADVRRTQIAHLIDLTRQLYPRLRVYLFDARRLYSAPVTVFGPLLAVFYTGGHYMTFHDVERIETFTNDFDVLIREATIAARDLPDHLTDLAQLIR, via the coding sequence ATGACCATTAAAGTAACAAAACTCACCCGCGCATCTCAGTTTCGCGCCCGCCTGACCCAAGCCATGACCAGCGCGGGCATGACCCAAAGTGAGCTCGCCCGCCGCATCGGCAGTGACCGCTCGACCTTGTCTCAGGTGCTCAAGGATGATGGTGCGCGCCTGCCTGGTGCTCACGTGATTGGGGCCTGTGCAGGGGCGCTTGGAATCTCGTCGGATTGGCTTCTCAGCTTGTCTGATCGACCAGAAACCGCGACACAGCTCCTCTCCGCGAGCCTCTCATTCTCCCAAGCCCCGCGCGCGTTGGTGGATGAACAGATCTTTGCGTGGCACCGCGAGGCGGCGGGCTATAAAATCCGCCACGTCCCTGCGGGCTTGCCTGATATGCTCAAAACCGACGACTTTCTGACATGGGAATATGGCCCCCATCTGGGTCGAACAACGCAGCAGGCCATCAACGCATCGCGCGACCGGCTCAATTGGATGCGCGCCGCACGCTCGGATTATGAAATCGCCATGCCGCTCTTTGAAGCCCAAAGCTTTGCAGCCGGAACCGGCTATTACAAAGGGTTGCCTGCCGATGTCCGGCGCACGCAAATCGCGCATCTTATTGATCTGACCCGCCAGCTTTACCCACGCCTACGGGTCTATCTCTTTGACGCCCGCAGGCTCTATTCGGCACCTGTCACGGTCTTTGGGCCGCTGCTTGCCGTCTTTTACACCGGGGGGCACTACATGACATTCCACGACGTGGAACGGATTGAGACGTTCACCAATGACTTCGACGTCCTGATCCGCGAGGCCACGATCGCAGCCCGCGACCTCCCCGACCACCTTACCGATCTTGCTCAACTCATTCGGTAA
- a CDS encoding fatty acid desaturase has translation MPLETSLPHDAALQQQTFWRKVVGMCDWPTLALFFGTATVWAMALMLPAGWGLLAVVGLVLALTLHSSLSHEILHGHPFRSARAGTALGLFQPGLLVPYLRFKRLHLAHHRDANLTDPYDDPESNYLDPAVWHRLPFVLQMVLGFNNTLLGRIVIGPLVGMVYFLIGEVRLARAGDPHVMRDWRWHLPGVVLSLWLVSLSVLPLWAYLVACYGALSVLKIRTFMEHRAHEHAAGRTVIIEDRGLLAFLFLNNNLHVVHHMHPDVSWYRLPALYAARRVRFRARNDGYIYASYAQLFRSYFLRAKDPVAHPLWRED, from the coding sequence ATGCCACTTGAGACCAGCCTGCCGCACGACGCTGCTTTGCAACAGCAGACATTTTGGCGGAAGGTTGTGGGGATGTGCGACTGGCCGACCTTGGCCTTGTTTTTCGGCACCGCCACCGTCTGGGCTATGGCGCTGATGTTGCCGGCGGGGTGGGGGCTTTTGGCAGTTGTCGGGCTGGTGCTGGCATTGACGCTACACAGTTCACTTAGCCATGAAATATTGCATGGGCATCCGTTTCGCAGTGCAAGGGCTGGAACGGCGTTGGGCTTGTTCCAGCCGGGATTGCTCGTGCCTTATCTGCGGTTCAAGAGACTGCATTTGGCGCATCACCGGGACGCAAATTTGACGGACCCCTATGATGATCCCGAAAGCAACTATCTGGACCCTGCGGTCTGGCATCGGTTGCCGTTTGTCTTGCAAATGGTGCTGGGCTTTAACAACACATTGCTGGGGCGGATCGTCATTGGACCGCTGGTTGGCATGGTGTATTTTCTGATTGGCGAGGTCAGGCTGGCACGGGCAGGTGATCCGCATGTCATGCGCGATTGGCGGTGGCATCTGCCGGGTGTGGTGCTGAGCTTGTGGCTGGTCAGCTTGTCGGTTTTGCCGCTTTGGGCGTATCTTGTCGCCTGTTATGGCGCGCTGTCGGTTCTGAAAATTCGAACCTTTATGGAACACCGCGCGCATGAGCACGCCGCGGGCCGTACCGTCATTATCGAAGATCGTGGCTTGCTGGCATTTTTGTTTCTTAATAATAATTTGCACGTCGTTCATCACATGCATCCGGACGTGTCATGGTACCGTTTGCCAGCTCTTTATGCAGCGCGACGCGTGCGGTTTCGGGCGCGCAATGACGGTTATATTTATGCTTCATACGCACAGCTTTTCCGCAGTTACTTCTTGCGTGCAAAGGACCCGGTCGCGCATCCGCTTTGGCGGGAAGACTAA
- a CDS encoding NUDIX hydrolase — MTTDTKPIDKSAIRNAATVIVIRDRMTVPSVLMGQRGAKAVFMPNKFVFPGGAVDAGDADIALATALNPICAARLTEDAHAPLAHALAIAAIRELWEETGLILGQSGSWQTAPPPDWATYAATGHVPDASALQFVFRALTPPGRPRRFDARFFLVDADAISTDLDDFKAATDELSHLQWVPIADARAFDMPFITEVALAEIQARAHDLAPPSSVPFFKNNDEESLFLRLRGHSMS; from the coding sequence ATGACCACCGACACTAAACCCATCGATAAATCAGCCATTCGCAACGCAGCCACCGTCATTGTGATCCGTGACCGAATGACGGTGCCTTCAGTCTTAATGGGCCAGCGCGGCGCGAAAGCCGTGTTCATGCCCAACAAATTCGTCTTTCCCGGCGGTGCGGTGGATGCTGGGGATGCAGACATCGCCCTTGCCACCGCGCTAAATCCCATCTGTGCTGCCCGGCTGACCGAGGATGCGCACGCGCCCCTGGCCCACGCCCTTGCCATTGCTGCTATCCGCGAACTCTGGGAGGAGACCGGCTTGATCTTGGGTCAATCCGGCTCTTGGCAAACCGCGCCGCCCCCGGATTGGGCGACCTATGCCGCCACCGGCCACGTGCCCGATGCCTCTGCCTTACAGTTTGTGTTTCGTGCTTTGACACCGCCCGGCCGTCCCCGACGCTTTGATGCGCGCTTCTTTTTGGTCGATGCTGATGCCATTTCGACCGACCTCGATGATTTTAAAGCCGCCACAGACGAATTATCGCATTTGCAATGGGTGCCAATTGCCGACGCGCGGGCCTTTGATATGCCCTTCATTACCGAAGTTGCATTGGCCGAAATACAGGCTCGCGCCCATGATCTGGCCCCTCCGTCCTCCGTTCCGTTTTTCAAAAATAACGACGAGGAAAGCCTGTTCTTGCGCCTGCGCGGCCACTCAATGAGCTGA
- a CDS encoding DUF983 domain-containing protein, which translates to MPAMMRGWRRKCPNCGAGPLLHGYLKVNDHCTVCREEFHHHRADDGPAYLTILVVGHLMAPSLHFAFVTWRPEPLTLFTIFAVGTVALSLYLLPRMKGALIGFQWAKEMGGFARST; encoded by the coding sequence ATGCCTGCAATGATGCGCGGATGGCGGCGCAAATGCCCCAACTGTGGCGCAGGCCCCCTGCTGCATGGGTATCTTAAGGTAAACGATCACTGCACTGTCTGCCGCGAGGAATTTCATCACCACCGTGCCGATGATGGCCCTGCCTACCTGACCATTTTGGTGGTCGGGCACCTGATGGCACCATCTCTGCATTTTGCCTTCGTCACATGGCGGCCAGAGCCCTTGACCCTTTTTACCATCTTCGCGGTTGGCACGGTCGCCTTGTCGCTTTACCTTCTGCCTAGAATGAAGGGAGCCCTGATAGGCTTCCAATGGGCCAAGGAAATGGGCGGCTTCGCACGCAGCACTTAA
- a CDS encoding EF-hand domain-containing protein, whose translation MYKEAILTAAILVGLGSTAADARDAGKGPAFETLDVDGNGELTQAELQAKAAERFAKADTDGDGFLDKAEVTAAADERRAERATRKFDRMDADNDGKLSPEEMKGRRDPAKMFARLDADGNGTLSAEEFEKMRKHGKKRHGDKRPTE comes from the coding sequence ATGTATAAAGAGGCAATTTTGACAGCCGCCATTCTGGTCGGTTTGGGCAGCACTGCAGCGGACGCTCGTGATGCAGGCAAGGGTCCCGCCTTTGAAACGCTTGACGTTGATGGCAATGGTGAGCTGACGCAAGCGGAGCTGCAGGCTAAGGCCGCTGAGCGGTTTGCAAAAGCAGATACAGATGGCGACGGTTTCCTTGATAAGGCCGAAGTGACAGCAGCAGCGGATGAGCGACGTGCAGAGCGCGCAACGCGCAAATTTGATCGGATGGACGCCGATAATGACGGAAAACTGTCGCCCGAAGAGATGAAAGGCCGCCGTGATCCAGCAAAAATGTTTGCGCGGCTTGACGCGGATGGCAATGGAACGCTGAGTGCTGAAGAGTTTGAAAAGATGCGAAAGCATGGCAAGAAACGTCATGGCGACAAACGTCCTACTGAGTGA
- a CDS encoding RNA polymerase sigma factor — MRVGKRCGAHEGSVEAVTGGSEHDAARAKDADLLAAYVAGDQSVARQLTRAHAPRIFGHAVRVLGDAAEAEDVTQDALMRLWKIAPDWDAGRAQISTWLFRVTANLCTDRLRARRSVPLDDVDEPADTTLGAEAQLQQAARMGALKIALNSLPDRQRQAVVLRHLDGLANPQIAQILEIGVEAVESLTARGKRALTAALAAQRPALGYDDDTT; from the coding sequence ATGCGCGTCGGAAAGAGATGCGGCGCGCATGAAGGGAGTGTTGAGGCAGTGACAGGCGGCTCAGAACATGACGCCGCGCGGGCAAAAGACGCGGATCTACTGGCGGCATACGTGGCGGGGGACCAAAGCGTAGCGCGGCAATTGACCCGTGCCCATGCGCCGCGGATTTTTGGCCATGCTGTGCGGGTGCTGGGTGATGCGGCAGAAGCAGAAGACGTGACGCAGGATGCTTTGATGCGCCTGTGGAAGATCGCACCGGACTGGGATGCAGGCCGCGCGCAAATTTCAACTTGGTTGTTCCGGGTGACGGCCAATTTATGCACTGACAGGCTGCGGGCGCGGCGTTCCGTGCCTTTGGATGATGTGGACGAACCGGCGGATACGACCCTAGGGGCCGAAGCGCAATTGCAGCAAGCTGCGCGGATGGGGGCCTTGAAGATTGCGCTGAACAGCTTGCCTGATCGGCAACGACAAGCGGTTGTTTTGCGCCATTTAGATGGGTTGGCGAACCCGCAGATCGCACAGATACTAGAGATTGGTGTCGAAGCGGTAGAAAGCCTGACCGCGCGCGGAAAACGGGCGCTTACGGCCGCATTGGCGGCGCAGCGACCAGCATTGGGGTATGATGATGACACGACTTGA
- a CDS encoding periplasmic heavy metal sensor produces the protein MEKPAKKRRLMKVVLVASLALNVAVIAAVAGIAWRMSGNADGPSRTGGMRGFAAPYVWALDKEDRHALRSRLEAAEPKVDRGGPRREQYQAVLEALRAAPFEADAVAALLSTQRAGSLAAQDTAQMAWLERVSEMNDEERAAYAERLEKIISKPRRKRTRKN, from the coding sequence ATGGAAAAACCAGCAAAGAAACGGCGGCTGATGAAGGTGGTTCTAGTGGCATCGCTTGCGCTGAATGTAGCGGTGATTGCAGCGGTGGCCGGGATCGCTTGGCGGATGTCCGGGAACGCAGATGGGCCATCAAGGACGGGCGGGATGCGTGGGTTTGCGGCTCCTTATGTCTGGGCGCTGGACAAAGAAGACCGGCATGCACTGCGCAGTCGCTTGGAGGCAGCAGAGCCCAAAGTTGACCGTGGAGGTCCGCGCCGCGAACAATATCAAGCCGTATTGGAGGCGTTGCGTGCGGCCCCGTTTGAAGCTGACGCGGTTGCGGCGTTGTTGAGCACTCAGCGCGCCGGGTCATTGGCGGCACAAGATACTGCGCAGATGGCTTGGTTGGAGCGGGTGAGCGAAATGAATGACGAAGAGCGGGCGGCCTATGCGGAACGGCTTGAAAAGATCATTAGCAAACCTCGCCGAAAGCGCACCCGTAAAAACTGA
- a CDS encoding diguanylate cyclase yields MQGKILIVDAIATNRIVLKVKLASAFYKVLQAASVTEAISMVALEQPDLVITAFALPDGDAAGLCRAMRDQPASEHTPIMAIGALSNKDLRVTTLEAGVQDVMLKPLNDTLLLGRVRSLIRAQNAAAEWQMRDDTTRALGMAEPSSPFTPLQLADKGPAGYVTVISTEPARLHSWLHRLRPMLACQLAMADPGDALGGPDSLTTPDAYVLVLPASPKLAADTLRLISALRANSSTRHAGLLVLQTAGDPALAANALDLGADDLMTDGFEEKELALRLKALLRRKRMADQLRKTVRTGLRAAMFDPLTGLHNRRYAMPHLSRIAEHSAANARPFAVMLADMDHFKRINDIYGHASGDAVLVETARRLRSNLRSVDMVARLGGEEFLIVMSGTAMDDARETAREICQHIGGTPFDIPGSDTAVSATISIGLAMGGLTCDSANHKGRDADALLDLADKALYAAKMKGRNRVTLSRPAA; encoded by the coding sequence GTGCAGGGCAAAATCCTAATCGTTGACGCTATCGCGACCAATCGCATCGTTCTCAAGGTTAAACTTGCGTCAGCCTTTTACAAGGTATTGCAAGCGGCCTCGGTGACCGAAGCGATCAGCATGGTGGCCCTTGAACAGCCCGACCTAGTGATCACCGCATTTGCCCTGCCTGATGGCGATGCGGCCGGTCTGTGCCGCGCGATGCGCGACCAACCTGCGTCCGAGCATACGCCGATCATGGCAATCGGTGCTCTTTCTAACAAGGATCTGCGCGTCACCACGCTTGAGGCAGGCGTGCAGGACGTGATGCTCAAACCGCTCAATGACACGCTGCTATTGGGCCGCGTGCGCAGCTTGATCCGTGCTCAGAATGCGGCCGCCGAATGGCAGATGCGCGATGATACCACCCGTGCGCTCGGCATGGCGGAACCAAGCTCTCCTTTCACACCCCTACAACTTGCAGATAAAGGCCCCGCTGGCTACGTCACGGTTATCAGCACCGAACCCGCCCGCTTGCACAGTTGGTTGCACCGTTTGCGCCCTATGCTAGCGTGCCAGCTGGCCATGGCCGATCCCGGGGACGCCCTGGGCGGTCCCGACAGCCTTACCACCCCCGATGCTTATGTGCTTGTCTTGCCCGCCTCCCCCAAGCTTGCGGCAGATACGCTGCGGTTGATCTCAGCTTTGCGCGCCAACAGTTCGACCCGTCATGCGGGCCTTTTGGTGCTGCAAACCGCAGGTGATCCTGCCTTGGCCGCAAACGCGCTTGATCTTGGGGCCGATGATCTAATGACCGATGGGTTCGAGGAAAAAGAGCTCGCCTTGCGCCTCAAAGCGCTGTTGCGCCGCAAACGCATGGCGGATCAGCTGCGCAAAACGGTGCGCACTGGCCTGCGTGCCGCGATGTTTGACCCGCTGACAGGTCTGCACAACCGTCGCTACGCCATGCCGCATCTGTCGCGCATCGCAGAACACAGCGCGGCAAATGCGCGCCCCTTTGCCGTCATGTTAGCGGATATGGATCATTTCAAACGCATCAACGACATCTACGGCCATGCCTCCGGTGATGCGGTGCTGGTGGAAACCGCGCGCCGGCTGCGCAGCAACCTGCGCAGCGTCGATATGGTCGCGCGCCTAGGTGGTGAGGAATTCCTGATCGTTATGTCTGGCACTGCCATGGACGATGCGCGCGAAACCGCACGCGAAATCTGCCAGCATATTGGCGGCACACCATTCGACATTCCGGGATCTGACACGGCGGTTTCCGCAACAATCAGCATCGGCCTCGCCATGGGTGGCCTCACATGCGACAGCGCTAATCACAAAGGACGCGACGCCGATGCTCTGCTCGATCTGGCCGACAAGGCGCTCTACGCCGCCAAGATGAAGGGTCGCAACCGTGTCACCCTCAGCCGCCCCGCGGCCTGA
- a CDS encoding DUF3572 domain-containing protein → MEYTRESAEVLALQALTWLVGNDELWPVFQGSSGASQEDLRKSAGDPAFLIGVLDFLMMDDAWVISFCDSVTVPYERVFEARQMLPGGAQVHWT, encoded by the coding sequence ATGGAATATACGCGAGAATCCGCCGAAGTGCTCGCCCTGCAGGCACTGACTTGGTTGGTGGGGAATGACGAACTTTGGCCGGTTTTCCAGGGCAGTAGCGGCGCGTCGCAAGAAGATCTGCGCAAAAGTGCGGGTGATCCGGCGTTTCTGATCGGGGTGCTTGATTTCTTGATGATGGATGATGCTTGGGTGATTTCTTTTTGTGACAGCGTGACGGTCCCTTACGAGCGCGTTTTTGAGGCACGCCAGATGCTGCCCGGTGGCGCGCAGGTGCACTGGACATGA
- a CDS encoding HAD family hydrolase, whose protein sequence is MSIFAGVLFDKDGTLFDFAATWEVWAQAFLLRASEGDRMQAAEVGRAIGFDLESHTFQRDSIVIAGTPGEVADALAPHFPHLSRDGVFDMLNEEATDAPQAEAVPLIPFLEGLRGCGMKLGVATNDAEAPARAHLDRAGATTYFDFIAGFDSGFGGKPAPGQLLGFAQAMSLAPETVVMVGDSTHDLLAGRAAGMSCVGVLTGMADRETLMPHADVVLADIGELPGWLDAQ, encoded by the coding sequence ATGAGTATTTTTGCAGGAGTGCTCTTTGACAAAGATGGCACGCTTTTTGATTTTGCCGCGACGTGGGAAGTTTGGGCACAAGCGTTCTTGTTGCGCGCAAGCGAGGGCGACCGCATGCAGGCGGCCGAAGTTGGTCGGGCCATCGGTTTTGATCTAGAAAGCCATACCTTCCAAAGAGATAGTATCGTGATCGCCGGGACGCCTGGCGAGGTGGCCGATGCGTTGGCCCCGCATTTTCCGCATCTGTCGCGGGACGGGGTGTTTGATATGCTAAACGAAGAGGCTACCGACGCGCCGCAAGCAGAGGCGGTTCCGCTAATCCCGTTTCTGGAAGGGCTGCGCGGGTGTGGAATGAAGCTGGGCGTTGCGACCAATGATGCCGAAGCGCCTGCACGTGCGCATCTGGACCGGGCTGGAGCAACGACGTACTTTGATTTCATAGCAGGGTTTGACAGTGGCTTTGGTGGTAAACCTGCGCCTGGGCAATTGCTGGGCTTTGCCCAAGCGATGTCACTGGCGCCTGAGACCGTGGTAATGGTTGGCGACAGCACCCATGATCTGTTGGCCGGCCGTGCGGCAGGGATGTCTTGCGTTGGTGTGCTGACAGGGATGGCAGACCGCGAAACCCTGATGCCCCATGCGGATGTTGTGTTGGCCGATATTGGCGAATTGCCCGGCTGGCTGGACGCGCAATAG